The Candidatus Thorarchaeota archaeon region AGAGCCATATGACCATACCGCAGATCCGCGGGATGTACAACGGAGACAGATCGCGGAAGCAGAACCTTGTTGATTACGGATTCAGGTTACCTTCAGCGCTAGACAACCGGCCTCTGAAGTTTGAAGAGTTTGAAGATTTCATGAAACATGTTATCTATACGACCGCCACGCCTGGACCATATGAGACTAAACGAAGTGCACAGATTGTTGAGCAACTCATTCGGCCTACCGGTCTGGTGGATCCAGAAGTCGAAGTACGTCCAGTGAAGAATCAGGTTGATGACCTCCTTGATGCCATCCACAAGACAGTGGAGCTTGGAGATCGCGTCTTAGCAACCACCCTCACCAAGAAAACCGCTGAGATGCTTTCGGAATACCTTATCGAGAACGGCGTCAAGGCACGATACCTTCACTCAGATATCGGAACAGTCGAACGGATTGAAATCATCCGTGATTTGCGGCTGGGCAAGTTCGATGTACTTGTCGGTATCAACCTCCTCAGAGAAGGGCTTGACCTTCCAGAAGTATCACTTGTTGCTATACTAGATGCCGACAAGGCGGGCTTCCTTCGTAGTGAGTGGTCACTCATTCAAACCATGGGTCGAGCAGCAAGAAACGTTAATGCTCGCGTGATTCTGTACGGCGACCATATTTCCGACGCCATGCGCGCAGCCATTGACGAAACCAACCGGCGTCGCAGATACCAGCTGAAGTATAATGAGGAACACAATATCACGCCCAAGTCGATTGAGAAGTCGGTCAAGGACATTGCACAGGACATGCCATCACAGCAGAAGAAAGAGCAGCTCAAGCTTGAGGACTTTGATTTGGTTGACTTAGAAATCATGAATGATCGGATTGTAAAGCTTGAAGAAGAGATGAAGGATGCAGCACAGAAGCTTGAGTTTGAACGTGCTGCACAGATTAGAGACCACATTAGAGAACTGAAAGCAAAGATTGAGGACACCCAATAGATGAAGACACTAACCAAACAAGACGAACGGCAAGACGAAGCCGAATTTGATGGCCCCCAGTCGATAGTGATACATGGGGCTGCTGAACACAATCTCAAGCATATCGATGTAGAGATTCCCAGAAACAGTTTCACCGTGGTTACTGGCATCTCTGGATCGGGCAAGTCAAGCCTTGTGTTTGACACACTATTTGCAGAAGGGCAGCGACGGTTTGTAGAATCTCTTTCTTCCTATGCTAGGCAGTTCTTGGGTATGTTGGAGAAGCCGCAGGTCGATTATATGTCCGGCCTATCACCGTCCATATCTATCGATCAGAAAAGCGCGGGCAGCAACCCACGAAGTACGGTAGGAACAGTTACCGAGGTATTCGATTTCTTACGCTTGCTCTTTGCCCGAGTTGGAACACCACACTGCCCTGAATGTGGGAAGGAGATTAAGCCACAGACAGCTCAACAGATTGTAGACCAGATTCTGGACTCGGAAGAGGGGCGTCGGATTCAAATCATGGCTCCCATCGTTCGGGGCCGAAAGGGTGAATATCGGAAGGAATTCGAAGAACTCATCCAGCAAGGGTTTGTTCGTACTCGGATAGATGGTGAATTGCGGACACTCGAACAGGGAATGTCTCTAGACCGATATTTCGAACATACAATCGAAGTGATACTTGACAGAGTACAGGTGAACCCCTCTCATCGGAGTAGGATTTCTGAGGGTGTCGAGACCGCTCTGAAGATGACTGATGGTATTGTTAGTATACTGGTGAATGACGAAACGATTACTCTCTCGGAAAAGTTCGCTTGTGTTGATTGTGGTATCAGCCTGCCAGAAATGGAACCTCGATTGTTCTCATGGAACACACCGCATGGGGCTTGTGAGAACTGCACTGGGTTAGGTACAGTG contains the following coding sequences:
- a CDS encoding UvrB/UvrC motif-containing protein, with the translated sequence SHMTIPQIRGMYNGDRSRKQNLVDYGFRLPSALDNRPLKFEEFEDFMKHVIYTTATPGPYETKRSAQIVEQLIRPTGLVDPEVEVRPVKNQVDDLLDAIHKTVELGDRVLATTLTKKTAEMLSEYLIENGVKARYLHSDIGTVERIEIIRDLRLGKFDVLVGINLLREGLDLPEVSLVAILDADKAGFLRSEWSLIQTMGRAARNVNARVILYGDHISDAMRAAIDETNRRRRYQLKYNEEHNITPKSIEKSVKDIAQDMPSQQKKEQLKLEDFDLVDLEIMNDRIVKLEEEMKDAAQKLEFERAAQIRDHIRELKAKIEDTQ